The following proteins are co-located in the Bacteroidales bacterium genome:
- a CDS encoding 3-isopropylmalate dehydratase large subunit, with protein sequence MTLLEKILAAHSVQSTVSPGQIVDIIIDARASRDFGGANVVKNIKDHGLSIENPEKTLFTFDCNPTGSDQKYAVNQHICRLFARENGIKVYDIDAGIGTHLLIEEGYVYPGATAVSTDSHANILGAVGAFGQGMGDMDIAAAWHNGKVWFKVPPSVRINLEGEIPQNVSSKDVVLNLLKIFGANSLLGYSIEIDGPSAENLSLDDRITISSMATEMGAIIILFPPSQEIIEYCSKRSLAKFIPVFADPDATYEKTFNINVSDFVPMVSRPGEPHDTVDIKEVSGKKIDSAFIGSCTNGRISDMRKVSVILKNRKVAPGVILKIVPATDEIWKQCLNEGLIDIFKKAGALISNAGCAGCAAGQVGQNGPGEITISTGNRNFPGKQGKGSVYLASPEIVAASAIAGYITTPDNIPDAPALFVKPAKASEVHKTAVNENRTEAKNSVLEGRVWMIQKDNIDTDMIFHNRYLAITDLKEMGQYTFDNMKGFEEFSKKANSGDIVISGKNFGCGSSRQQAVDCFASLGIQAIIAESFGAIYERNAINASFPIISCDTISTLELKDGDLLRINLLTGELHNLNNNKSTKAEPFSSVQFEIYNKGGLLGK encoded by the coding sequence ATGACTTTGCTTGAAAAAATACTTGCAGCACATTCTGTTCAGAGTACTGTGTCGCCGGGTCAAATTGTTGATATCATCATCGATGCAAGGGCTTCACGCGATTTTGGAGGTGCAAATGTTGTTAAAAACATAAAGGATCACGGCCTATCAATAGAAAATCCTGAAAAGACTCTTTTTACTTTTGACTGCAATCCAACCGGATCAGACCAGAAATACGCTGTGAATCAGCATATATGCAGGCTATTTGCCAGAGAGAATGGAATAAAGGTATATGATATTGATGCCGGAATAGGCACCCATTTGTTAATTGAGGAGGGATATGTATATCCCGGTGCAACAGCGGTTTCAACTGATTCTCATGCAAATATCCTTGGAGCAGTGGGTGCGTTCGGGCAGGGTATGGGCGACATGGATATCGCAGCTGCCTGGCATAATGGAAAGGTGTGGTTTAAGGTGCCGCCTTCTGTAAGGATTAACCTTGAGGGAGAAATTCCTCAAAATGTCAGCTCTAAAGATGTCGTTTTGAATCTTCTTAAGATTTTCGGAGCTAACTCACTTCTGGGATACTCTATTGAGATCGATGGTCCATCTGCAGAAAATCTCAGTCTTGATGACAGAATCACAATTTCATCAATGGCTACTGAGATGGGAGCTATAATTATACTTTTTCCTCCATCACAAGAAATAATTGAATACTGTTCCAAAAGGTCATTGGCTAAATTTATCCCTGTATTTGCAGATCCTGATGCTACATATGAAAAAACATTTAATATAAATGTATCAGACTTTGTACCAATGGTTTCGAGGCCTGGTGAACCGCACGATACAGTTGATATTAAAGAGGTTAGTGGAAAGAAAATTGATTCAGCATTTATTGGCAGTTGTACAAATGGCCGGATAAGCGACATGCGAAAGGTTTCAGTAATCCTTAAGAACAGGAAAGTTGCTCCCGGTGTTATTCTTAAAATTGTACCGGCTACTGATGAAATATGGAAACAATGCCTTAATGAAGGACTTATTGACATTTTTAAGAAAGCTGGTGCACTGATATCTAATGCGGGCTGTGCTGGCTGTGCAGCCGGACAGGTTGGTCAGAATGGTCCGGGAGAAATTACTATCAGCACAGGAAACAGAAATTTTCCGGGCAAGCAGGGAAAAGGAAGTGTCTATTTAGCATCACCTGAAATAGTTGCTGCTTCAGCAATAGCCGGTTACATCACAACACCTGATAACATTCCTGATGCGCCTGCTTTGTTTGTTAAACCCGCGAAAGCATCTGAGGTACATAAAACTGCAGTGAATGAAAACAGAACTGAGGCTAAAAATTCTGTTCTTGAAGGAAGAGTCTGGATGATTCAAAAAGATAATATCGACACAGATATGATCTTCCATAACAGGTATCTGGCTATAACCGATCTGAAGGAAATGGGTCAATATACCTTTGATAACATGAAAGGCTTTGAAGAGTTCTCAAAAAAAGCAAATTCGGGAGACATTGTAATATCAGGTAAGAACTTTGGCTGCGGCAGCTCCAGGCAACAGGCTGTTGATTGCTTTGCATCGCTTGGTATTCAGGCTATTATAGCCGAATCGTTCGGAGCTATTTATGAAAGGAATGCCATCAATGCTTCTTTCCCAATTATCTCATGTGACACCATATCTACACTGGAACTAAAAGATGGTGATTTACTAAGGATTAATCTGCTGACAGGAGAATTGCATAATTTGAATAACAATAAATCAACCAAAGCCGAACCATTCTCGTCAGTTCAGTTTGAAATTTATAATAAAGGTGGCCTGCTTGGCAAATAG
- a CDS encoding site-2 protease family protein, translated as MESFDLARVLKFLPGIVIGLTVHEFCHAWIAHLCGDSTSKDQGRVTLNPLKHIDLLGFVFLIFAGFGWAKPVQFDERNLRNPKYDVIKIALAGPLSNAVLAMILSVIFSIVSSFLPAYQTSGMQILSEVFIYAIYINWGLFIFNLIPLPPLDGSHLIFYQLRRFPALYDGLYKYGSLLLFGLLIATAITKINFLPIWPAIQFLGEGFLSLVGY; from the coding sequence TTGGAAAGTTTTGATCTTGCAAGAGTACTTAAGTTTCTTCCAGGAATAGTTATTGGTTTAACTGTGCATGAATTCTGTCATGCCTGGATTGCACATCTGTGTGGTGATTCAACTTCTAAGGATCAGGGAAGAGTTACACTTAATCCGTTGAAACATATTGATTTACTTGGTTTTGTATTTCTTATCTTCGCAGGATTTGGCTGGGCCAAACCTGTTCAGTTCGATGAAAGAAATCTCAGAAATCCAAAGTACGACGTAATTAAGATAGCTCTTGCCGGACCGTTATCTAATGCAGTGCTGGCTATGATTCTCTCTGTTATTTTTTCAATTGTCTCTTCATTTTTGCCTGCATATCAAACATCCGGAATGCAGATCTTATCGGAGGTATTTATTTATGCAATATATATCAACTGGGGTCTTTTTATTTTCAATCTGATACCATTGCCCCCACTCGACGGGTCACATCTCATTTTTTATCAGCTTAGAAGGTTTCCGGCATTATATGATGGATTATATAAATATGGTTCCCTGCTCCTATTCGGACTTCTTATTGCAACAGCAATAACAAAAATTAATTTTCTGCCTATCTGGCCGGCCATACAGTTCCTTGGTGAAGGCTTTCTTTCGCTGGTTGGATATTAG
- a CDS encoding DUF58 domain-containing protein: MEATELLKKVRRIEIKTRGLSRHIFAGEYHSAFKGRGIAFSEVREYQYGDDIRSIDWNVTARFNHPYVKVFEEERELTVMLLIDVSGSGNFGTSVSYKRDLMTEVAAVLSFSAIFNNDKIGVIFFSDKVEKFITPQKGRKHILRIIRELLDFKSESSKTNLDEPLRFLTNAIKKRCTAFIISDFIVPDFEEALRIASNKHDIVALKIYDPAETAIPDIGLIKVADAETGFEKWVDTSSKATRKAYGDWWEAHIMMIRNIFKRCGVDSSELRTDLDYVKPLIKLFESR, translated from the coding sequence GTGGAAGCAACTGAATTATTAAAGAAAGTACGGAGAATTGAGATTAAGACCCGGGGTCTGAGCAGACATATCTTTGCCGGGGAGTACCACAGCGCGTTTAAGGGAAGAGGTATTGCATTCAGTGAGGTACGGGAATATCAGTACGGTGATGATATAAGAAGTATTGACTGGAACGTAACAGCTCGATTTAATCATCCGTATGTAAAGGTTTTTGAAGAAGAAAGGGAACTGACGGTTATGCTGCTCATTGATGTGAGTGGATCGGGAAACTTCGGGACATCAGTTAGTTACAAAAGGGACCTGATGACAGAGGTTGCTGCTGTGTTGTCATTTTCAGCAATTTTTAACAATGATAAGATCGGAGTAATCTTCTTTTCCGATAAGGTTGAAAAGTTCATCACGCCCCAGAAAGGCAGAAAACATATTCTTCGGATTATCCGCGAGCTTCTTGACTTCAAATCGGAGAGCAGCAAGACTAACCTCGACGAGCCATTGCGCTTTCTGACCAATGCAATTAAAAAGAGGTGCACTGCTTTTATCATATCTGACTTCATTGTTCCTGATTTTGAAGAAGCACTCAGAATTGCATCAAACAAACATGATATAGTTGCCTTAAAGATTTATGATCCTGCCGAAACTGCAATCCCGGATATAGGACTTATAAAGGTTGCTGATGCTGAGACAGGGTTTGAGAAATGGGTCGACACATCATCTAAAGCTACAAGGAAAGCATACGGTGACTGGTGGGAAGCTCATATAATGATGATACGGAATATATTTAAAAGATGCGGGGTCGACTCTTCAGAGCTGAGAACTGATCTGGATTATGTAAAACCTCTGATAAAACTGTTTGAGAGCAGATAA
- a CDS encoding 3-isopropylmalate dehydratase large subunit, which yields MKPQTFAEKIFKAPAGSIVFARPDLILTHDNSSSIYKTFQKMGGSSISDPNQLLVVLDHNAPPADAKLATQYQEIRDIVTKQGIKKFYDAGKGICHQIMSYHSKPGMLIVGSDSHTSTAGAFNAFAAGIDRTESAGIWKRGETWFRVPESIKISLTGRLGKDVSAKDLALWIIGMIGSDGANYMSIEYHGDGVKTLNISDRMTIANLASEMGAKNAVFPADEVLESFLNRKEAGVWSDSGAKYFSEIEINLDEIFPVVAAPHNVDNIKSVAQVADTVVHEGLIGTCTNGRIEDLRIAAGILKGKNIRDGFQLNVIPASGKIFLQAIEEGLISAFVEAGANVLTPSCGPCLGTGQGIPANGHTVISTANRNFSGRMGNKEAQIFLASPATVAHSSLTGTITDPREKPGKEHYPYKITQSKTFEIKSGENRKNGSVWNYSDVDNLNTDQMFAGKHTYNVLSTDPEAIMPLLFADFDPAFSKNVQKGDIIIAGENFGCGSSREHPSVGLAHAGVKAIIVKSVNRIFFRSSINQGLVLIVHKEAVEAYRPDTDIRINFESGDISIGTEKFHFEPLPDKLKQIIEMKGLVNYMKSL from the coding sequence ATGAAACCCCAAACCTTCGCAGAAAAAATATTCAAAGCTCCTGCTGGATCCATTGTTTTTGCCCGACCTGATCTTATACTTACCCATGATAATTCGTCAAGTATATATAAGACCTTTCAGAAAATGGGAGGAAGCAGTATCTCTGATCCCAACCAGCTGCTTGTTGTCCTTGACCACAATGCCCCGCCTGCTGATGCAAAACTTGCTACACAGTACCAGGAAATAAGGGATATTGTGACCAAACAGGGTATTAAAAAGTTTTACGATGCCGGAAAAGGAATCTGTCATCAGATTATGTCGTATCACTCTAAGCCAGGAATGCTTATCGTAGGCAGCGACAGCCATACTTCAACAGCAGGCGCATTCAATGCATTTGCGGCAGGTATCGATCGTACTGAATCTGCCGGAATCTGGAAAAGAGGTGAAACCTGGTTCCGTGTGCCTGAATCAATAAAAATTTCATTGACAGGGAGATTAGGCAAAGATGTTTCTGCAAAAGATCTTGCCCTCTGGATAATTGGAATGATAGGATCAGATGGTGCCAATTATATGTCAATCGAATATCACGGTGACGGAGTTAAGACTCTCAACATCTCCGACCGCATGACAATTGCAAACCTTGCTTCCGAAATGGGTGCAAAAAATGCTGTATTCCCTGCTGATGAAGTGCTTGAAAGCTTTCTTAACAGGAAAGAAGCAGGTGTCTGGTCAGATAGCGGTGCAAAATATTTCAGTGAGATAGAGATTAATCTCGATGAGATTTTCCCGGTGGTAGCTGCACCACATAATGTCGATAACATAAAATCTGTTGCTCAGGTTGCAGATACAGTTGTGCATGAAGGCCTTATAGGTACCTGTACAAACGGGCGAATTGAGGATTTAAGGATTGCAGCCGGCATTTTAAAAGGCAAAAACATAAGGGATGGATTTCAACTTAATGTAATACCGGCATCGGGTAAGATTTTTCTGCAGGCAATTGAAGAGGGCCTTATATCAGCATTTGTTGAAGCCGGGGCAAATGTTCTTACTCCCTCATGCGGACCATGTCTGGGTACCGGTCAGGGAATACCGGCAAACGGACATACAGTTATTTCTACAGCCAACCGTAACTTCTCCGGCAGAATGGGTAATAAGGAGGCTCAGATATTTCTTGCTTCACCAGCAACTGTAGCACACTCATCTCTTACTGGTACAATAACTGACCCAAGGGAAAAGCCTGGAAAAGAACACTATCCTTATAAAATAACACAGAGTAAAACATTTGAGATTAAATCAGGGGAGAACAGAAAAAATGGAAGTGTCTGGAATTACTCTGATGTTGATAACCTGAATACCGATCAGATGTTTGCCGGCAAGCACACCTACAATGTGCTCAGTACTGATCCCGAGGCTATTATGCCCCTTCTCTTTGCTGATTTCGATCCGGCATTCAGCAAAAATGTTCAGAAAGGCGACATAATCATTGCAGGTGAAAATTTTGGTTGCGGCAGTTCACGGGAGCATCCGTCTGTCGGACTTGCACATGCCGGTGTTAAAGCAATTATCGTAAAATCTGTGAACAGAATATTCTTCAGGTCATCAATTAACCAGGGCCTGGTGCTTATTGTACATAAAGAAGCAGTTGAAGCCTACAGGCCAGACACCGATATCAGAATTAATTTTGAAAGCGGGGATATTAGTATTGGAACAGAAAAATTTCATTTTGAACCGCTCCCTGATAAGCTAAAACAGATAATTGAAATGAAAGGGTTGGTCAACTATATGAAATCCTTGTAA
- a CDS encoding DUF4105 domain-containing protein — MMKKKFIISLLLGLIYLPGVFSQQAKDTIVYLLTCGPGTETYSIYGHSALRVVIPEKNSDIVYNWGVFDFSTPNFAWKFAKGRLDYLLDSDPLERFVQGYIYEKRFVQSQELNITSKETAHLLSFINENLKPENRSYRYDFFYDDCSTRIRDLLEKAIGAKLLYPPVETEKPPTFREMVGKYQAPYLWLQFGINLIMGSPGDKKALYRDRMFLPLDLKKELSQAVVNRDGKMIPLLKNPETIIDFEIPVVKKNFLISPVVVFTLLLLIILIISARIKSLKANNIFDVIVFFVFSVLAVLMIFFNFFTDHQQMKLNLNILWLNPFILIALLSIFLNIGKTIWFRLVFYISAIFLVIHFILPQSFDLSFIPLVLILLVRSSVQGGFEWNPITIEKPQL; from the coding sequence ATGATGAAAAAGAAATTTATTATAAGCTTGCTACTCGGCCTGATATACCTTCCCGGTGTTTTCTCGCAACAGGCTAAAGATACAATAGTTTATCTTTTAACGTGCGGACCAGGAACTGAAACATATTCAATTTACGGGCACAGCGCCCTTAGGGTGGTAATTCCTGAAAAAAACAGCGATATAGTCTATAACTGGGGGGTATTTGATTTTAGTACACCGAATTTTGCCTGGAAATTTGCTAAAGGCAGGCTCGATTATCTTCTTGACAGCGATCCTCTTGAGCGATTTGTGCAGGGATACATCTATGAAAAGCGATTTGTACAGTCGCAGGAGCTTAATATCACTTCAAAAGAAACTGCACATTTATTGTCTTTTATTAATGAGAACCTAAAACCTGAGAACAGAAGTTACAGATATGATTTCTTTTATGACGACTGTTCAACCAGAATCAGGGACCTCCTTGAGAAAGCAATAGGAGCAAAGCTGTTGTATCCCCCCGTCGAAACAGAAAAGCCTCCTACCTTTAGAGAGATGGTTGGTAAATACCAGGCTCCGTATCTCTGGCTCCAGTTTGGTATTAATCTCATAATGGGTTCTCCCGGCGATAAGAAAGCCCTCTATCGCGACAGGATGTTCCTTCCGCTTGATTTAAAGAAAGAATTGTCGCAGGCAGTTGTAAACAGAGATGGAAAGATGATTCCATTACTTAAGAATCCGGAAACAATTATCGATTTTGAGATTCCTGTAGTCAAAAAGAATTTTCTTATCTCGCCTGTTGTTGTTTTTACACTGCTTCTTTTAATAATACTTATTATTTCCGCCAGGATAAAAAGCCTGAAGGCCAATAACATATTTGATGTGATTGTCTTCTTTGTTTTTTCTGTTCTTGCTGTGCTTATGATCTTTTTCAACTTTTTCACCGATCATCAGCAGATGAAATTGAACCTTAATATACTCTGGCTGAACCCGTTCATTTTGATTGCACTTTTATCGATCTTTCTTAATATAGGCAAAACCATATGGTTCAGACTGGTTTTTTATATCTCTGCCATATTCCTGGTAATTCATTTTATACTACCCCAATCATTTGATCTTTCATTCATTCCGCTGGTTCTGATCCTCCTGGTACGAAGTTCAGTACAAGGTGGTTTTGAGTGGAACCCGATTACAATAGAGAAACCACAATTATAA
- a CDS encoding YihY/virulence factor BrkB family protein — protein sequence MANPVTWFLDLVKRLNYAIWHTPLTEISKWKVFLFRQLRIIVLAARGFSKDKVQLRASALTFYSLLSIIPVAAIAFAIAKGFGLDKNLEKIILDNFDMYQDMLIPILTKARSAIEDTRGGYMAGVGVIILFWSVMSLLEHIESSFNSIWQIRSSRPWYRKFTDYLTIMLIAPVFIVLSSSITIFIGTALPEYMSRAPILEFFKPIISFLVRFAPFFITWLTLTILYIIMPNAKVKFVPALISGIVAGTALQVLQWLYIDLQFGIAKLSAIYGSFAAVPLFILWLQSSWLIVLLGAELSFANQNVSQYEFESESLNISNFQKRALVLMILQLIIRNFVVGEKPISAESIANTLKIPVRLARDILQDLSHVNLVSIIHENDKKERLYQPALDVNKLTVSYVFSRLDKNGTEQIMVTKNKDYDKVLSMLEKFDRLVAKSNSNVLIKDL from the coding sequence ATGGCAAATCCTGTTACATGGTTTCTTGATCTGGTTAAAAGGCTGAATTATGCGATCTGGCACACACCCCTGACAGAAATTTCCAAATGGAAAGTCTTTCTTTTCAGGCAGTTAAGGATAATAGTACTTGCTGCCAGAGGGTTTTCAAAAGATAAAGTACAATTGAGGGCGTCTGCGCTTACATTCTATTCATTATTATCTATAATTCCAGTTGCCGCCATAGCATTTGCAATTGCCAAAGGTTTTGGACTTGATAAAAATCTTGAGAAGATTATTCTTGACAATTTCGACATGTATCAGGATATGCTTATTCCTATTCTTACAAAAGCCAGAAGCGCCATTGAAGATACCCGTGGTGGATATATGGCAGGGGTTGGAGTAATAATACTATTCTGGTCTGTGATGTCTCTACTGGAACATATTGAAAGTTCATTCAATTCAATTTGGCAGATAAGGTCTTCCAGACCATGGTACAGGAAATTTACTGATTATCTCACAATTATGCTTATTGCTCCGGTCTTTATTGTACTGTCGAGCAGTATTACAATCTTTATAGGCACTGCTCTTCCTGAATACATGTCCAGGGCACCAATACTCGAATTTTTCAAGCCAATTATAAGTTTTCTTGTCAGGTTTGCTCCATTCTTTATTACATGGTTAACCCTGACCATACTATATATAATAATGCCAAATGCTAAAGTGAAATTCGTACCTGCACTGATCTCGGGTATTGTTGCAGGTACAGCTTTGCAGGTGCTTCAATGGCTTTATATAGATCTCCAGTTTGGAATTGCGAAGCTGAGTGCAATCTACGGAAGCTTTGCTGCTGTACCGCTTTTTATACTCTGGTTACAAAGTAGTTGGCTTATAGTACTGCTGGGAGCCGAACTCTCTTTTGCAAATCAGAATGTATCGCAATATGAATTCGAATCCGAATCTCTGAATATCAGTAATTTTCAGAAACGTGCTCTCGTTCTTATGATCTTGCAACTGATTATAAGGAATTTCGTTGTCGGTGAAAAGCCAATAAGTGCTGAATCTATAGCTAATACTCTGAAGATTCCTGTTAGACTGGCTCGTGATATTCTACAGGATCTCAGCCATGTTAATCTCGTATCAATAATTCATGAGAATGATAAGAAGGAAAGATTATATCAGCCAGCTCTGGATGTAAATAAGCTTACCGTCAGTTACGTTTTCTCACGTCTGGATAAAAATGGAACTGAACAGATTATGGTAACTAAGAACAAAGATTACGACAAGGTTTTATCAATGCTTGAGAAATTTGACAGGCTTGTTGCCAAATCAAATTCAAATGTTTTAATCAAAGATCTTTAA
- a CDS encoding DUF452 family protein → MKTYIRRREKNRHLVVFYGAWGTDENVFIPLCNDEFDFILFYNYSADEALILPEMKTYDKIILIGWSLGVWAAEYLSPKTGIKPDITIAVNGTPVPADDQYGIPLNVFEGTLNNITEENIEKFYFRMFGDKKTYLTNIDRVPHRTLKSLHDELRWLYNRIMEQKEPGFKWDYAVTSEIDRVFPSENMDGYWNKESNTTHIRLPLPHYFFHKWNSFTDFISFVELYDSLNPRQQKAAIRKLKDL, encoded by the coding sequence ATGAAGACCTATATCAGAAGAAGGGAGAAAAACAGACATCTGGTTGTTTTCTACGGAGCCTGGGGGACAGACGAAAACGTTTTTATTCCTCTCTGCAATGATGAATTTGATTTCATTCTGTTCTATAATTATTCTGCAGATGAAGCTCTCATCCTTCCTGAGATGAAGACATATGATAAGATTATACTTATAGGGTGGTCACTTGGTGTTTGGGCCGCGGAGTATCTGTCTCCCAAGACTGGGATAAAACCTGATATAACGATTGCTGTGAACGGAACTCCTGTGCCTGCTGATGATCAGTATGGTATTCCGCTTAATGTTTTTGAAGGTACCCTGAATAATATAACAGAGGAGAATATTGAGAAGTTCTATTTCAGGATGTTTGGTGATAAAAAGACATACCTGACCAATATTGACAGAGTTCCTCACAGGACACTAAAGTCGTTGCACGATGAGCTCAGATGGCTCTATAACAGAATTATGGAGCAAAAAGAACCAGGATTCAAGTGGGATTATGCCGTAACGAGTGAAATTGACAGAGTTTTTCCATCAGAAAATATGGATGGATACTGGAATAAGGAGTCAAATACAACTCATATCAGACTGCCTCTCCCCCATTATTTCTTCCATAAATGGAACTCTTTTACCGATTTCATAAGCTTTGTAGAATTGTATGATTCGCTTAATCCGAGGCAACAGAAAGCGGCAATCAGGAAACTTAAAGATCTTTGA
- a CDS encoding helix-turn-helix domain-containing protein: MIATGQNYTNLMVAELEKILYDDGGGFRATYIADPGGYWHFHPEYELVLNIKSNGTRIIGDSVELFDQYDMVFIAGNIPHCWNYYRQNNTMPEKHGIMVHFKISSLGDALLSQHEFQGFKGLLNDAERGIVFSIEDAKKAEKYLLQMTNNKGIDKMIDFFNLIRILISSEKKGYLCSENYKLAFDERGNKRMTDVYSFIRENYFKPISLEKIAKIAKMSPFAFSRYFKKNCGAGFVEYLNRVRTNKACYLLRETEYQVHDIAMECGFASISNFNKQFRKTEGISPRDYRAQFK, from the coding sequence TTGATAGCAACAGGACAAAACTATACAAATTTAATGGTAGCAGAACTTGAAAAGATACTTTACGATGATGGCGGAGGATTCCGTGCCACCTATATTGCAGATCCGGGAGGCTATTGGCATTTTCATCCTGAATATGAACTGGTTCTTAATATAAAAAGTAACGGGACAAGGATAATTGGTGACAGTGTTGAGTTATTCGACCAGTATGATATGGTTTTTATTGCAGGCAATATCCCGCATTGCTGGAATTATTATCGCCAGAACAATACAATGCCTGAAAAACATGGAATAATGGTGCATTTTAAGATCTCTTCACTGGGCGATGCATTATTGTCGCAACACGAATTTCAGGGATTTAAAGGACTTTTGAATGATGCTGAAAGAGGTATTGTATTTTCAATTGAGGATGCAAAAAAAGCTGAGAAATATCTGCTTCAGATGACTAATAATAAAGGTATAGATAAGATGATCGATTTCTTTAATCTTATCCGGATACTTATCTCATCAGAGAAAAAAGGATATCTGTGCAGCGAGAATTACAAGCTTGCTTTTGATGAAAGAGGAAATAAAAGAATGACTGATGTCTATTCATTTATAAGGGAAAACTATTTCAAACCTATATCGCTCGAAAAAATTGCAAAAATTGCTAAGATGAGTCCGTTTGCTTTTAGCAGATATTTCAAGAAAAATTGCGGGGCAGGATTTGTAGAATACCTCAACCGGGTAAGGACAAACAAGGCATGCTACCTGTTGCGCGAAACAGAATATCAGGTTCATGATATAGCAATGGAATGCGGATTTGCCAGCATTTCCAACTTTAATAAACAGTTCAGGAAAACAGAGGGAATATCACCCCGCGATTACCGGGCTCAATTTAAATAA
- a CDS encoding AAA family ATPase: MEQTADIRILNEKIEKESAFVDIIRMEMNKVIVGQKHLTDSLLIGLLANGHILLEGVPGLAKTLAIKSLASIIDAKFSRIQFTPDLLPADLIGTMIYSQKKEEFIVKKGPVFANFILADEINRSPAKVQSALLEAMQERQITIGESTFKLEEPFLVLATQNPIEQEGTYPLPEAQIDRFMMKVVIDYPSIEEEKMIIRENLAKDFPKASSILKIDDITRARNVVREVYMDEKIENYILNIVFASRYPEKFGLPKFKSMISYGASPRASINLSLAAKAFAFIRRRGYVIPEDIRTICADVMRHRIGLTYEAEAENITQDHIITEILNVVEVP; the protein is encoded by the coding sequence ATGGAGCAAACTGCTGACATCAGAATTTTGAATGAGAAAATTGAAAAGGAGAGTGCCTTTGTCGATATAATCAGAATGGAGATGAATAAGGTTATTGTCGGACAGAAACACCTGACCGACAGCCTTTTAATCGGACTTCTGGCAAATGGCCACATACTTCTTGAAGGAGTTCCCGGACTGGCAAAGACACTTGCCATAAAATCGCTGGCGTCAATTATTGATGCAAAATTCAGCAGAATACAGTTTACACCCGACCTGCTTCCTGCTGACCTTATCGGAACAATGATCTACAGTCAGAAAAAAGAAGAGTTTATAGTCAAGAAAGGGCCGGTATTTGCAAATTTCATTCTGGCTGATGAAATTAACAGATCTCCCGCAAAAGTGCAGAGCGCCCTGCTCGAGGCTATGCAGGAAAGGCAGATTACAATCGGCGAATCAACTTTTAAGCTTGAAGAACCATTTCTTGTGCTGGCAACTCAGAACCCTATTGAGCAGGAGGGTACCTATCCTCTTCCTGAAGCTCAGATAGACAGGTTTATGATGAAAGTTGTTATCGATTATCCTTCTATTGAAGAAGAGAAGATGATAATCAGGGAGAACCTCGCAAAAGATTTTCCTAAAGCCAGCAGTATACTGAAAATTGATGACATCACAAGGGCACGGAATGTTGTCAGAGAGGTGTATATGGATGAGAAAATAGAAAACTATATTCTTAATATTGTCTTTGCCAGCAGATATCCTGAAAAATTTGGATTGCCGAAATTCAAAAGCATGATATCGTATGGAGCATCTCCCAGAGCTTCAATTAATTTGTCTCTGGCAGCAAAGGCTTTTGCCTTTATAAGAAGAAGAGGATATGTTATACCTGAAGATATCAGAACAATTTGTGCTGATGTTATGAGGCACAGGATCGGTCTTACCTATGAGGCAGAAGCAGAAAATATAACTCAGGACCACATTATTACGGAAATTCTTAATGTTGTTGAGGTTCCATAA